One genomic segment of Paenibacillus sp. FSL H8-0332 includes these proteins:
- a CDS encoding glycoside hydrolase family 3 C-terminal domain-containing protein, whose translation MAKDVTELQNLISQMTLEEKAGLCSGLDFWNTKGIERLGIPSVMVTDGPHGLRKQQGDADHLGLNNSVPATCFPSAAGLASSWDRDLIFRVGEALGTECQVENVAVLLGPGNNIKRSPLNGRNFEYFSEDPFLASEMAANHVKGVQSQGVGTSLKHYAANNQEHRRMSVDAVIDERTLREIYLASFEGTVKQSQPWSVMCSYNQVNGEYASESYELLTKVLRKDWGFEGFVVSDWGAVNERVKALAAGLELEMPSSAGIGDAKIVAAVNSGELAMETLDLAVERILAFIFKSVETRNPQAVFDPEKHHQLAREVARESMVLLKNEGGILPLAKSGRIAVIGEFAKQPRYQGGGSSHVNPSRMDDAFVELQAVAGDAASFLYAQGYELESDDINADLLREACDTAAKADAAVLFLGLPDRYESEGYDRSHLLLPASHKALIEAVAEVQSEIIVVLSNGAPVEMPWLHQTKAVLEGYLGGQAFGGAVADLLFGEVSPSGKLAETFPMKLSDNPSFLNFPGEGDTVEYKEGLFVGYRYYDKKEIEPLFPFGFGLSYTQFEYSRLLLDQTRIQDTDTVQVSVTVKNTGSRAGKEVVQLYVSDVESSVIRPLQELKGFGKIELQPGEERIVTFTLDKRSFAYYNVKLADWHAESGMFKISVGSSSRDIRLSTELEVESTVKLPGWFHRNTTVGDLLANPLTEEKAKSFSSVFGLEDALGDNPEMLLAMMKFMPLRAMIGFGQGKYTEADLEADLQELNRLAGQA comes from the coding sequence ATGGCAAAGGACGTAACAGAGCTTCAAAACCTCATTTCACAAATGACACTGGAAGAGAAGGCCGGACTCTGCTCCGGGCTGGATTTTTGGAATACCAAAGGCATTGAACGTCTGGGTATCCCCTCAGTGATGGTAACAGACGGTCCCCACGGTCTCCGCAAGCAGCAGGGTGACGCAGACCATCTTGGATTGAATAACAGCGTACCGGCAACCTGTTTTCCGTCAGCGGCCGGACTGGCCTCCTCGTGGGATCGTGATCTGATCTTCCGGGTGGGCGAGGCGTTGGGAACGGAATGCCAGGTGGAGAATGTCGCCGTTCTGCTCGGACCAGGCAATAATATCAAGCGATCTCCGCTGAATGGGCGGAACTTTGAATATTTCTCGGAGGACCCGTTCCTGGCCTCAGAGATGGCTGCGAATCATGTGAAGGGTGTGCAGAGCCAGGGAGTGGGGACGTCGCTGAAGCATTATGCCGCCAATAATCAGGAACACCGCCGCATGTCAGTGGATGCGGTTATTGATGAGCGGACGCTCCGCGAGATTTATCTAGCCAGCTTCGAAGGCACTGTGAAGCAGAGCCAGCCGTGGAGTGTGATGTGCTCTTATAATCAGGTGAACGGAGAGTATGCTTCCGAGAGCTATGAGCTGCTGACTAAGGTGCTGCGTAAGGACTGGGGCTTCGAAGGCTTCGTCGTGTCCGACTGGGGAGCTGTCAATGAGCGGGTAAAAGCACTGGCAGCAGGGCTGGAGCTGGAAATGCCGTCAAGCGCTGGAATTGGGGACGCTAAGATTGTAGCGGCTGTGAATAGCGGCGAATTGGCTATGGAGACGCTGGATCTCGCTGTAGAGCGGATACTGGCCTTTATCTTCAAAAGTGTAGAAACCCGCAACCCGCAAGCGGTCTTCGACCCGGAGAAGCATCATCAGCTTGCACGCGAAGTGGCCCGGGAGAGTATGGTGCTGCTGAAGAACGAAGGCGGAATTCTGCCTCTCGCTAAGAGCGGGCGGATTGCCGTGATCGGCGAATTCGCCAAGCAGCCGCGCTATCAGGGCGGGGGCAGCTCGCATGTGAATCCATCCCGGATGGATGATGCCTTCGTTGAATTGCAGGCCGTTGCCGGGGATGCGGCCAGCTTCCTGTACGCACAGGGCTATGAGCTGGAGAGCGATGACATCAATGCTGATCTGCTGCGAGAAGCCTGTGATACAGCAGCTAAGGCGGATGCAGCTGTGCTGTTCCTTGGTCTGCCTGACCGCTACGAATCGGAGGGCTATGACCGTAGCCATCTGCTGCTGCCTGCGAGCCATAAGGCGCTGATCGAAGCGGTGGCCGAGGTTCAGAGCGAAATTATTGTAGTGCTGAGCAACGGCGCGCCGGTCGAGATGCCTTGGCTGCATCAGACGAAGGCGGTGCTTGAAGGCTACCTGGGCGGTCAGGCTTTTGGCGGTGCGGTTGCGGACCTGCTCTTCGGCGAAGTGAGCCCGAGCGGCAAGCTGGCGGAGACCTTCCCTATGAAGCTGAGCGACAATCCGTCATTCCTGAACTTCCCCGGCGAAGGCGATACGGTGGAGTACAAGGAAGGCTTGTTCGTAGGCTACCGTTATTATGACAAAAAAGAAATAGAGCCGCTGTTCCCCTTCGGCTTCGGCCTCAGCTACACACAGTTCGAATACAGCCGTCTGCTGCTGGATCAGACCCGCATTCAGGACACAGATACCGTTCAGGTATCGGTCACTGTCAAGAATACCGGCAGTAGAGCGGGCAAGGAAGTCGTGCAGCTCTATGTCAGCGATGTGGAGAGCAGCGTGATCCGTCCGCTGCAGGAGCTGAAGGGCTTCGGCAAGATTGAGCTGCAGCCGGGGGAAGAACGCATCGTAACCTTCACCTTGGATAAGCGTTCCTTTGCCTACTACAATGTGAAGCTGGCTGACTGGCATGCAGAGAGCGGGATGTTCAAAATCTCTGTCGGATCTTCCTCACGCGATATCCGACTGAGCACGGAGCTTGAGGTAGAATCCACCGTGAAGCTGCCTGGCTGGTTCCACCGTAACACTACCGTCGGTGACCTGCTTGCCAATCCGCTGACGGAGGAGAAGGCGAAGAGCTTCAGCAGTGTGTTCGGGCTGGAGGATGCACTCGGCGACAATCCGGAGATGCTGCTGGCCATGATGAAGTTCATGCCGCTGCGCGCCATGATCGGCTTCGGCCAGGGCAAGTACACCGAGGCGGATCTGGAAGCGGATCTGCAGGAGCTGAACAGGCTGGCCGGACAGGCGTAA
- a CDS encoding multidrug efflux SMR transporter, with protein MKKSTKSWIMIAGAACFEVVWVIGLKHASAPWEWAVTVAAILISFYALIWASGRLPVGTVYAVFVGLGTAGTVLAGGVLFGEPLRPLKLLLIGLLLAGVVGLKLVTPAQAESEQTKGLN; from the coding sequence ATGAAGAAGAGCACTAAGAGCTGGATCATGATTGCAGGCGCTGCTTGCTTTGAAGTGGTATGGGTCATCGGGCTGAAGCATGCCTCCGCTCCATGGGAATGGGCGGTTACGGTAGCGGCTATCCTGATCAGCTTCTACGCCCTCATCTGGGCCAGCGGCAGGCTGCCTGTGGGGACGGTCTATGCTGTATTTGTCGGACTTGGAACAGCGGGTACCGTGCTTGCGGGCGGAGTTCTATTCGGTGAACCGCTGCGGCCGTTGAAGCTGCTGTTGATTGGCCTGCTGCTGGCAGGAGTCGTCGGCTTGAAACTCGTTACTCCGGCTCAGGCTGAATCTGAACAGACAAAGGGGTTGAACTGA
- a CDS encoding multidrug efflux SMR transporter, which yields MAWVMLIAAGICEMFGVAMIGKLYKNRNWQSFCLLILGFGASFLLLSLAMESLPMGIAYAIWTGIGASGAAIMGMLFYGEARDVKRIACIVVILGAVAGLKLIG from the coding sequence ATGGCATGGGTGATGCTGATTGCCGCCGGAATATGTGAAATGTTCGGGGTCGCCATGATTGGCAAGCTGTACAAGAACCGCAACTGGCAGTCATTCTGTCTTTTGATTCTAGGCTTCGGGGCAAGCTTCCTGCTGCTGTCTCTGGCGATGGAGAGTCTGCCGATGGGGATTGCTTATGCGATCTGGACAGGGATTGGAGCGTCCGGGGCAGCGATTATGGGCATGTTGTTCTACGGCGAAGCACGGGATGTGAAGCGGATTGCCTGCATTGTAGTGATTCTGGGAGCTGTAGCAGGCCTTAAGCTAATCGGCTGA
- a CDS encoding aldo/keto reductase, which yields MSKPVTEPIRLPDGAILPRLGQGTWRIGDQPGKRAEEIAVLRQGVELGMNLIDTAEMYGDGRSEELVGEALRGIRDSVFLVSKVYPHNAGGTKLISSCEASLKRLGTDHLDLYLLHWRGNIPLEETVEGMEALVASGKIARWGVSNLDTADMQELLRIPGGNHCAVNQVLYHLGSRGIEHELLPWLRGHKIPVMAYSPLAQAGALRKGLTENEAVQQIARNHEVTPLQVLLAWTIRDGEIIAIPKAATREHVYENAAAAKLVLTDDELWQLDDAFPQPSWKVPLDMI from the coding sequence ATGAGCAAACCTGTAACTGAACCCATCCGTCTGCCGGACGGAGCAATATTGCCGAGATTGGGGCAGGGAACGTGGCGGATTGGTGACCAGCCGGGGAAGCGGGCAGAAGAGATTGCTGTACTTCGCCAGGGCGTGGAGCTGGGTATGAATCTGATTGATACAGCTGAGATGTATGGAGACGGCCGCTCCGAGGAGTTAGTTGGTGAAGCGCTGCGGGGTATCCGCGACAGCGTATTTCTGGTCTCCAAGGTGTATCCGCATAATGCGGGTGGGACTAAGCTTATAAGCAGCTGCGAAGCCAGTCTGAAGCGTCTCGGCACGGACCATCTGGACCTGTACCTGCTGCATTGGCGCGGCAACATTCCTCTGGAAGAGACTGTGGAGGGGATGGAGGCGCTGGTTGCTTCCGGCAAAATCGCCCGCTGGGGCGTATCCAATCTGGATACGGCAGATATGCAGGAGCTGCTGCGTATCCCCGGCGGCAATCACTGCGCAGTGAATCAAGTGCTCTATCATCTGGGCTCGAGAGGAATTGAGCATGAGCTGCTGCCTTGGCTGAGAGGACATAAGATTCCTGTCATGGCCTATTCTCCGCTGGCGCAGGCAGGGGCGCTGAGAAAAGGGCTGACCGAGAATGAAGCCGTGCAGCAGATTGCCCGGAATCATGAGGTCACTCCGCTGCAGGTTCTGCTGGCCTGGACCATCCGTGACGGGGAAATCATCGCTATTCCCAAGGCCGCTACCCGCGAGCATGTGTACGAGAATGCCGCTGCTGCCAAGCTTGTACTTACAGACGACGAGCTGTGGCAGCTCGACGATGCTTTTCCCCAGCCGTCGTGGAAGGTTCCGCTGGACATGATTTGA
- a CDS encoding PTS mannitol transporter subunit IICB, producing the protein MATTATTQTSSGGARVKVQQFGRMLSGMVMPNIGAFIAWGLITALFIPTGWYPNESLAALVGPIITYLLPLLIGYTGGQMVHGKRGAVIGALVTMGVIVGSTIPMFLGAMIVGPLAAWVLKQFDKAVDGKIRAGFEMLVNNFSLGIIGGALTLGALKGVGPLVQGLTNILSNGVEFLVNHNLLPLINIIIEPAKVLFLNNAINHGVLGPIALEESQRIGKSILFMLESNPGPGLGILLAYWLAGKGSAKSSAPGAIIIHFLGGIHEIYFPYILMNPRLILAVIGGGMSGTFTFQMLGAGLTASPSPGSILAYFAMTPKGGYLPMIAGVVVATIVSFLIAAVLLRSSKKNDEEEIDLEEAAAKMKDMKSAGTAAQTAATATVASNIRSKANVNKIVFACDAGMGSSAMGASVLRKKLQNAGVNVTVTNSAVSEIPADADIVVTQKTLTDRAIASNPRAEHISIDNFLKSPKYDELVERLK; encoded by the coding sequence ATGGCCACAACGGCAACTACGCAAACTTCATCCGGCGGTGCAAGGGTGAAGGTTCAACAATTTGGTCGTATGCTCAGCGGTATGGTTATGCCGAATATCGGCGCTTTTATCGCCTGGGGATTAATTACAGCATTATTCATTCCAACCGGCTGGTATCCTAATGAAAGCCTGGCAGCACTGGTAGGCCCAATCATTACTTACCTGCTTCCGCTGCTGATCGGTTACACCGGCGGACAGATGGTTCACGGCAAACGCGGCGCTGTCATCGGCGCTCTGGTGACCATGGGGGTTATCGTCGGCTCAACCATTCCAATGTTCCTCGGTGCCATGATTGTCGGTCCGCTGGCCGCCTGGGTTCTGAAGCAGTTCGACAAAGCGGTGGATGGCAAAATCAGAGCCGGTTTTGAAATGCTTGTCAATAACTTCTCCCTTGGTATTATCGGCGGGGCTTTGACCCTTGGAGCGCTTAAAGGGGTTGGACCTCTGGTTCAGGGATTGACCAATATTTTGTCAAATGGCGTTGAGTTTCTGGTTAACCATAACCTGCTGCCGCTCATCAACATCATCATTGAGCCGGCCAAAGTATTGTTCCTGAACAATGCGATCAACCACGGTGTACTGGGCCCGATTGCGCTTGAAGAATCACAAAGAATCGGCAAATCCATCCTGTTCATGCTTGAATCGAATCCGGGTCCCGGTCTGGGTATCCTGCTTGCTTACTGGCTGGCGGGTAAAGGCTCTGCGAAATCTTCCGCACCAGGCGCCATCATCATTCACTTCCTGGGCGGTATTCATGAGATCTACTTCCCTTACATCCTGATGAATCCGCGTCTGATTCTGGCTGTCATCGGCGGCGGGATGTCCGGGACATTCACCTTCCAGATGCTGGGTGCAGGACTTACAGCTTCTCCTTCTCCAGGAAGTATTCTTGCTTACTTCGCAATGACACCTAAGGGCGGATATCTTCCGATGATTGCCGGTGTAGTCGTTGCTACAATCGTGTCCTTCCTGATCGCGGCAGTACTCTTGAGATCCTCCAAGAAGAACGATGAAGAAGAGATTGATCTGGAAGAAGCAGCAGCAAAAATGAAGGACATGAAGTCTGCCGGTACAGCAGCTCAGACCGCTGCTACTGCAACTGTAGCTTCCAATATCCGCAGCAAAGCCAATGTGAACAAAATCGTCTTCGCTTGTGATGCAGGGATGGGCTCCAGTGCAATGGGCGCTTCGGTCCTGAGAAAGAAGCTGCAAAATGCAGGGGTGAATGTCACCGTTACGAACTCTGCGGTCAGTGAAATTCCAGCGGACGCGGATATCGTGGTCACCCAGAAGACCCTTACCGACCGTGCGATTGCCAGCAATCCAAGGGCAGAGCATATCTCGATCGACAACTTCCTGAAGAGCCCGAAATATGATGAGCTCGTAGAACGTTTGAAGTAA
- a CDS encoding BglG family transcription antiterminator codes for MTKITARQRQILWLLLEANGEITAVKIAEATGVSVRTVHREMEDIESALESFGLDLIKKSGKGIQLSGPEAGLAELRLFLREEKPADYSGEDRKVFELCILLEAEEPVKLFTLAHSLKVTVASISYDLDELEQWVRKFGLELVRRRGYGVEITGSELDKRRAIGRLAAEHLDLSDLVGHGSLTESNPAFRVLLTTVGQAKLMEVENTLWDMEWKWTSELPEIVYMEMLLALAVTTRRIELSRSIDSGAEAGYSRVSDHRNIAGAERFVQQLAEVLELKIPRVEILYIAGLFDRVQDSFSSSGYAYGDIELMEIVYKLTESVVKRTGLPFQSDRTLREGLLEHIDPALKRIREGTRIRNPLLGPIRRDYEYLFNIVRAAVEDMQLEHQIPDEEIGFLVMHFGASAERLNQLRRNVRAILVCASGLSSSRLLATRLTKEMPQIEILGNISWYEAARLPDEDYDLIISTIDLPIDKERYIKISPLLTAEEIEKLLSYIQNITLREREKGSSGEPGHAAREVASLERLRSYKGILDEIVSLLERFRFHPIDNKGMDLSATIVEMLETLNGNGVVGDAGIVLERLLERERMTSQVIPDTALALFHTRSSHIHLSSLTLYRLDQPVILEGDTEVRVILLMLAPRRLSKESLEVLSEISALLLNSELVQLLEERSETEIRAYLSSELLHFFQNKC; via the coding sequence ATGACGAAAATTACCGCCAGACAGCGCCAGATCCTGTGGCTTCTGCTCGAAGCCAACGGTGAGATTACCGCTGTGAAAATTGCCGAGGCTACCGGGGTAAGCGTAAGAACCGTACACCGGGAGATGGAGGATATAGAGTCCGCGCTTGAGAGCTTTGGTCTTGATCTGATCAAAAAATCAGGCAAAGGCATCCAGTTGAGCGGCCCGGAGGCCGGTCTTGCGGAGCTGCGCCTGTTCCTGCGGGAAGAGAAGCCGGCGGATTATTCCGGCGAAGACCGCAAGGTATTCGAGCTCTGCATTCTGCTGGAGGCAGAGGAGCCGGTGAAGCTGTTCACACTTGCGCATTCTCTCAAGGTTACAGTTGCCTCCATCAGCTACGATCTGGATGAACTGGAGCAATGGGTCCGCAAGTTCGGGCTGGAGCTGGTCCGCAGAAGAGGCTACGGCGTAGAAATCACTGGCAGCGAGCTCGACAAGCGCCGGGCGATTGGCCGGTTAGCCGCAGAGCATCTGGATCTGTCCGATCTGGTCGGACATGGCTCTCTGACGGAGAGTAATCCGGCTTTTCGCGTGCTGTTGACTACAGTCGGGCAAGCTAAACTCATGGAAGTAGAGAATACTCTGTGGGATATGGAATGGAAATGGACCTCGGAGCTGCCCGAAATTGTCTATATGGAGATGCTTCTGGCCCTTGCTGTCACTACCCGGCGGATTGAGCTTAGCCGGAGCATCGACAGCGGAGCGGAAGCAGGCTATTCCAGGGTGTCCGACCACCGGAATATTGCCGGAGCCGAGCGATTTGTACAGCAGCTCGCAGAGGTGCTTGAGCTGAAGATTCCCCGGGTAGAGATACTGTATATTGCAGGATTATTCGACCGGGTCCAGGATTCCTTCTCCTCCTCAGGCTATGCCTATGGCGATATTGAATTAATGGAGATTGTCTACAAGCTGACGGAGAGTGTGGTCAAGCGGACAGGGCTTCCCTTCCAGAGTGACCGCACTCTGCGCGAGGGGCTGCTGGAGCATATTGATCCGGCGCTGAAGCGGATTCGTGAAGGCACCCGCATCCGCAATCCGCTGCTTGGCCCCATCCGCAGGGATTATGAATATCTGTTCAACATCGTCCGTGCAGCGGTAGAGGATATGCAGCTGGAGCACCAGATCCCCGATGAAGAAATCGGATTTCTGGTTATGCATTTCGGTGCTTCCGCCGAGCGGCTGAACCAGCTGAGGCGTAACGTAAGAGCCATTCTGGTCTGTGCCAGCGGCCTCAGCTCCTCCCGTCTGCTCGCCACCCGGCTGACCAAAGAAATGCCGCAGATTGAGATTCTCGGCAACATCTCCTGGTATGAAGCGGCACGCCTGCCGGATGAAGATTACGATCTGATTATCTCTACCATTGATCTGCCGATTGATAAGGAGCGTTACATCAAGATCAGCCCCCTGCTCACAGCGGAAGAGATAGAAAAGCTGCTGAGCTATATCCAGAACATTACGCTGCGGGAACGGGAGAAGGGGAGCTCAGGTGAACCAGGCCATGCGGCGCGGGAGGTAGCCTCGCTTGAACGGCTCAGGAGCTACAAGGGCATTCTGGATGAGATCGTCAGCTTGCTGGAGCGGTTCCGCTTCCACCCGATTGACAACAAGGGGATGGATCTGTCAGCGACGATAGTGGAGATGCTGGAGACACTGAATGGAAACGGCGTGGTCGGGGATGCCGGTATTGTGCTGGAGCGTCTGCTCGAACGGGAGCGGATGACCAGCCAAGTGATCCCGGATACCGCATTGGCGCTGTTCCATACCAGAAGCAGCCATATTCACCTGTCCTCGCTGACCCTGTACCGGCTCGATCAGCCCGTAATTCTGGAAGGGGATACAGAGGTCAGAGTCATTCTGCTCATGCTGGCTCCGCGCAGACTGTCCAAGGAGAGCCTGGAGGTGCTCAGCGAGATCAGCGCACTGCTGCTGAACTCGGAGCTGGTTCAATTGCTGGAAGAACGTTCAGAGACAGAGATCCGGGCGTATTTGTCCTCGGAGTTGCTTCATTTTTTCCAAAATAAATGTTGA
- a CDS encoding PTS sugar transporter subunit IIA gives MSILSENKVIMHGAANDKYEAIQMAGQLLVDAGHVTEEYVPKMLEREEVVSTYMGGGLAIPHGTKEARPFIKSTGLSIIRFPDGVDFGGDEPAFVVIGIAAAGDGHMEVLTNVAMIFTEDDAIERVMNAPTAADVIAIFEGGLE, from the coding sequence ATGAGTATACTGTCAGAAAATAAAGTGATTATGCACGGTGCCGCAAACGATAAATACGAAGCCATCCAGATGGCGGGTCAGCTGCTGGTTGATGCAGGGCATGTGACGGAAGAATATGTTCCCAAGATGCTGGAGCGCGAGGAAGTGGTGTCCACTTATATGGGCGGCGGATTGGCTATTCCCCATGGTACCAAGGAAGCGCGGCCTTTTATTAAGTCAACAGGCTTGTCTATCATCCGCTTCCCGGACGGGGTGGATTTCGGCGGCGATGAGCCGGCGTTTGTAGTCATCGGCATTGCAGCCGCAGGCGACGGGCATATGGAGGTTCTGACGAATGTGGCGATGATTTTCACCGAGGATGATGCCATTGAGCGTGTCATGAACGCCCCTACGGCTGCTGATGTTATTGCGATCTTCGAAGGGGGACTGGAGTAA
- a CDS encoding mannitol-1-phosphate 5-dehydrogenase: protein MKAVHFGAGNIGRGFIGLLLSQAGYEVTFVDVNVAFVTQLKERGEYPVTLASDGQETVIVKNVTALSSVTHADEVAAAIAGADLVTTAVGVSILKHIAGVLADGISRRVAVSSAPLHVIACENAIGGSAQLKELVYVKLDEAARAKAESSVAFPNAAVDRIVPLQQHEDILKVVVEPFYEWVVDASQMIPGYTPVEGVHYVDNLEPYIERKLFTVNTGHCSAAYLGFLQGYETIQQAMEDEALTAKVREVLEETGAVLIQKHGFDEAEHSKYIDKILERFRNPALTDEVSRVGRSPLRKLSPSDRLVSPATQAYDRGLSYTALTRSMAGALLFKAGDDPEAVELQAAIAELGAEAALTKYTGLAADHPIHQAAMEQYAKLS, encoded by the coding sequence ATGAAGGCGGTCCATTTCGGCGCGGGCAATATCGGCAGAGGCTTTATCGGGCTGTTGCTGTCACAGGCGGGCTATGAAGTTACTTTTGTGGATGTGAATGTGGCCTTTGTTACCCAGCTCAAGGAACGCGGTGAGTATCCGGTCACGCTGGCCAGCGACGGTCAGGAAACGGTCATCGTGAAGAATGTAACGGCTCTTAGCAGTGTCACGCATGCGGATGAAGTGGCTGCGGCGATTGCCGGGGCGGATCTGGTTACTACAGCGGTCGGCGTGTCGATTCTGAAGCATATTGCCGGTGTTCTGGCAGATGGCATTAGCAGACGGGTAGCCGTATCCTCCGCACCGCTGCATGTGATCGCCTGCGAGAATGCGATTGGCGGCAGTGCGCAGCTCAAGGAGCTGGTGTACGTGAAGCTGGATGAAGCTGCCCGTGCGAAGGCTGAATCTTCGGTTGCTTTTCCTAACGCGGCAGTGGACCGGATCGTTCCGCTCCAGCAGCATGAGGATATTCTGAAGGTGGTTGTTGAGCCGTTCTATGAATGGGTGGTGGACGCCTCGCAGATGATCCCAGGCTATACGCCGGTTGAAGGGGTGCATTACGTAGATAATCTGGAGCCGTATATTGAACGCAAGCTCTTCACTGTGAACACGGGCCACTGCTCTGCTGCGTACCTTGGCTTCCTGCAGGGCTACGAGACCATTCAGCAGGCGATGGAGGATGAGGCGTTAACGGCGAAGGTTCGTGAGGTGCTGGAGGAGACGGGCGCGGTGCTGATCCAGAAGCATGGCTTCGATGAAGCGGAGCATAGTAAGTATATCGATAAAATCCTGGAGCGCTTCCGCAATCCGGCACTGACCGATGAGGTGTCCCGTGTAGGCCGTTCGCCGCTGCGCAAGCTGTCGCCAAGTGACCGTCTGGTGTCCCCGGCAACGCAGGCGTATGACAGAGGGCTGAGCTACACGGCGCTGACGCGTTCCATGGCCGGTGCGCTGCTGTTCAAGGCGGGCGATGACCCGGAAGCGGTGGAGCTGCAAGCTGCAATCGCCGAACTCGGCGCGGAAGCGGCGCTGACGAAGTACACGGGTCTTGCTGCGGATCACCCGATTCATCAGGCTGCGATGGAGCAGTATGCGAAGCTGAGCTAA
- a CDS encoding M42 family metallopeptidase, translating to MNTDTLELFKTLTEFPSASGFERELRAYVKEAMTPYTDEFVQDRLGSLFGVMRGEANGPKIMVAGHFDEVGFMVTGITDNGMIRFTPLGGWLASAVASQRLQIITPKGTLNGVVGSTPIHLLSADERGKAGEISKMYIDIGADSREEAQSFGVAPGQQVVPVCPFTPLANPKKIMAKAWDNRYGVGLAIELMKELHGQALPNTLYCGATVQEEVGLRGARTAANMLAPDIFFGLDASAAADMTGDRQAFGHLGQGALLRIFDPTMITHRGLIEYVQDTADTHKIKYQYFVSQGGTDAGQVHLSGIGIPSAVIGICSRYIHTATSIIHSDDYAAAKELLIKLVQGLDRTTLQTILENS from the coding sequence ATGAATACAGACACACTTGAATTGTTCAAAACCTTAACAGAATTCCCCTCAGCCTCCGGCTTCGAGCGCGAACTGCGCGCTTATGTCAAAGAGGCTATGACGCCTTATACGGATGAATTCGTACAGGACCGCCTCGGCAGCCTGTTCGGCGTAATGCGCGGTGAAGCTAACGGACCCAAGATTATGGTGGCCGGCCATTTCGATGAGGTAGGCTTCATGGTGACCGGCATTACAGACAACGGTATGATCCGCTTCACACCGCTGGGCGGATGGCTGGCATCGGCCGTGGCCTCACAGCGTCTGCAGATCATTACGCCGAAGGGAACGCTGAACGGCGTGGTCGGCAGTACGCCCATTCACCTGCTGAGCGCGGATGAACGCGGCAAAGCCGGGGAAATCAGCAAGATGTATATCGATATCGGTGCGGACAGCCGTGAGGAGGCGCAGAGCTTCGGTGTGGCTCCGGGACAGCAGGTCGTGCCGGTATGCCCGTTCACGCCGCTGGCCAATCCGAAGAAGATTATGGCCAAGGCCTGGGACAACCGCTACGGCGTTGGACTGGCGATTGAATTAATGAAGGAACTGCACGGCCAAGCCTTGCCGAATACGCTCTACTGCGGGGCTACCGTTCAAGAAGAAGTCGGGCTGCGCGGTGCCCGGACGGCTGCCAATATGCTGGCACCGGATATTTTCTTCGGACTGGACGCCAGTGCCGCTGCCGATATGACCGGTGACCGCCAGGCCTTCGGCCATCTGGGCCAAGGCGCGCTGCTGCGTATTTTTGACCCGACGATGATTACTCACCGGGGGCTGATTGAATATGTGCAGGATACGGCCGACACCCATAAGATCAAATACCAGTATTTCGTCTCCCAGGGAGGAACGGATGCGGGTCAGGTGCATCTCAGCGGAATCGGCATTCCTTCAGCGGTGATCGGGATCTGCTCCCGTTACATCCACACGGCAACCTCGATCATCCACAGTGATGATTATGCAGCAGCCAAAGAGCTGCTGATTAAGCTCGTGCAAGGACTCGACCGCACGACACTGCAGACGATTCTGGAGAACAGCTAG
- the spoVAC gene encoding stage V sporulation protein AC — MPAKTKKSGVKLNLDGLTPKAYQELAKPFVPSRPVFKNCMRAFLSGGLICVLGQGIQEAFMAIFDMTSREAASPTVAILILLSVVLTSFGVYDKLAQWCGAGTAVPVTGFANSMCSAALEHRAEGLVLGVGGNMFKLAGSVIVFGVVAAFIVGVVYAVMGWGGAH; from the coding sequence TTGCCGGCAAAAACAAAAAAGTCAGGCGTCAAGCTGAACCTTGACGGTCTGACCCCGAAGGCTTATCAGGAATTGGCCAAGCCTTTCGTGCCTTCTCGTCCTGTATTCAAAAATTGTATGCGTGCCTTTCTCTCCGGGGGCTTAATCTGTGTGCTGGGACAAGGCATCCAGGAAGCATTCATGGCGATATTCGATATGACCTCAAGAGAGGCGGCAAGCCCGACCGTGGCGATTCTGATTCTGCTCTCCGTCGTGCTGACCAGCTTCGGGGTGTATGATAAGCTCGCCCAGTGGTGCGGTGCAGGCACAGCGGTGCCCGTCACAGGGTTCGCCAACAGCATGTGCTCTGCCGCACTGGAGCACCGGGCTGAAGGTCTGGTGCTGGGTGTGGGCGGGAACATGTTCAAGCTGGCCGGATCGGTTATTGTGTTCGGGGTCGTTGCCGCTTTTATCGTTGGCGTAGTGTATGCCGTTATGGGCTGGGGAGGTGCACATTAA